The sequence GTCGAACATTTTCGATTCTTCGTCGGTGCGGTTCCCTTTCGTCTTATCCTCCAGCACCTGCAACAGATCGATCAGGTGCTTGGCCTGGGGCAAGTAGGCTTCGTGCTTACCGGAAACCGGATGCGGGATTTGCCCCATCGCCATCAGGGCTTCGGTGGCGAACATCGACACCAGCAGTTCCAAGCTCGCCGGCGGGAAACTGGTCGCTTGTTCCTGCTCCACGGCCGGCGCCGGTGGCTGTTCGGCCTGATGGCGCGCCAGCTCTCTCTCGCACTCAACTTGTGATTTCCAATCCTCATCAACAATTATGCGGGGCTTTTCGTCAGGCATGGGGGAGTTTGAAGTTTTCAGTGTTCAGTTTTCAGTGGGAGACGCCAGCGCCGACAATTCCCTCAATCGCTTCCGAATTCCTGTACCTCGCGTTCTCGATTCATCACTCATCACTCATCACGTCCTCTCTCCTCCGTGTCTTCGTGGTGAATCCTCCTACCGCCGCTCCGCCGCCCGATCGGTCCGTTGCGTGTGGCGCTCCACCGCCGCCGCGATGAACCCGGCGAACAGCGGGTGTGCTTGCGTCGGTTTCGATTTGAACTCCGGGTGGAATTGCACCGCCAGGAACCAGGGGTGATCCGGCAGTTCGATGATTTCCACCAATCCGCCGTCGGGGCTGAGGCCGGTGAAGTTCATCCCATGGGCCGAAAACTGCTGGCGATAGACGTTGTTGAACTCGTAGCGGTGACGGTGCCGCTCGTGAACTTGCTCGGCGCGATAGCTGTTCGACGCGTGCGAACCGGCCTGCAACATCGCCGGCTGCGCGCCCAGCCGCATCGTGCCCCCCTTGTCGATGATGCTCCGCTGCTCATCGAGCAGGCAAATCACCGGATGCGGCGCGTCCTTATTGAATTCCGTCGAGTGCGCGCCGGTCAAACCGACGACATTCCGGGCAAACTCGATCGCCGCGCATTGCATACCGAGGCAGATGCCGAAGAACGGGATCCCGCGCTCCCGGGCGTAGCGAATGGAATCGACCTTGCCTTCGATGCCGCGCTCGCCAAAACCGCCGGGCACCAGCAGGCCGTCGTAGCCGGCCAACAAACGCTCCGGACTTTCACGCTCGACTTCCTCGGCCTGAATGCGCTGCACGCGGATTTGCGCGGTATTGGCCACGCCGGCGTGATCGAGCGCCTCGTAAATCGACTTGTACGCGTCTCGGTGCTCCGCGTATTTACCGACGACGGCGATGCTGATTTCGTGCTCGGGGTTGCGCAGCCGATGCAGCAAATCGTGCCAATCGTTCAGTTCCAGGCGGCCCATCTTCAAGCCCAGGCGGCGCACGATCAGTTCGTCAAGCCGATTGTCCACCAGGCTCAGCGGCACCTCGTAGATCGAGAAATCTTTGTCCTTCTCCTCGATCACGGCCTCGATGGGCACGTTGCAGAAGAGGGCGATTTTTTCGCGATCTTCGTGGCTCAGCGAGCGCTCCGTGCGGCAAATCAACACGTCCGGCGCGATACCGATCTGTCGCAACAGGCCGACCGAATGCTGCGTCGGCTTGGTCTTAAGCTCGCCGGCCGCCTTGAGGTACGGCACGAGCGTCAAATGGATGTAGAGGCAGTTTTCCTTGCCCACGTCGAGCGAGAACTGCCGAATCGCTTCCAGAAACGGCTGGCTTTCGATATCGCCGACGGTGCCGCCGATCTCGGTGATCACCACGTCGACCTGATCGTCGGCCAGCTTGTGGATCACCGACTTGATTTCGTTGGTGATGTGCGGAATCACCTGTACGGTCTTGCCCAGGAACTCGCCGCGCCGCTCTTTGTTGATTACCGACAGGTAAATCTGCCCCGTCGTGTAATTCGAGTCGCGCGTCAGCGGGCTGTTGGTGAACCGCTCATAATGCCCCAGGTCGAG is a genomic window of Planctomycetia bacterium containing:
- a CDS encoding DUF1844 domain-containing protein codes for the protein MPDEKPRIIVDEDWKSQVECERELARHQAEQPPAPAVEQEQATSFPPASLELLVSMFATEALMAMGQIPHPVSGKHEAYLPQAKHLIDLLQVLEDKTKGNRTDEESKMFDQVLHELRLAFVAVQKHLETLPKTTA
- a CDS encoding CTP synthase, with protein sequence MTKHIFVTGGVVSSLGKGLTSASIGMLLERRGLSVRMQKLDPYINVDPGTMSPYQHGEVYVLDDGSETDLDLGHYERFTNSPLTRDSNYTTGQIYLSVINKERRGEFLGKTVQVIPHITNEIKSVIHKLADDQVDVVITEIGGTVGDIESQPFLEAIRQFSLDVGKENCLYIHLTLVPYLKAAGELKTKPTQHSVGLLRQIGIAPDVLICRTERSLSHEDREKIALFCNVPIEAVIEEKDKDFSIYEVPLSLVDNRLDELIVRRLGLKMGRLELNDWHDLLHRLRNPEHEISIAVVGKYAEHRDAYKSIYEALDHAGVANTAQIRVQRIQAEEVERESPERLLAGYDGLLVPGGFGERGIEGKVDSIRYARERGIPFFGICLGMQCAAIEFARNVVGLTGAHSTEFNKDAPHPVICLLDEQRSIIDKGGTMRLGAQPAMLQAGSHASNSYRAEQVHERHRHRYEFNNVYRQQFSAHGMNFTGLSPDGGLVEIIELPDHPWFLAVQFHPEFKSKPTQAHPLFAGFIAAAVERHTQRTDRAAERR